TCCTCATTCAATTTTAATACAGTTAATATCGAATTAAGTCCACAGctgcatatttaatttttattaatcagtaattaattgttgaaatttatttatataattttagttttcCTTAATGTTTATAAGATATAGTTGCTTTAACTTTATGAAAATAAGCAGAAGAATGTAGTGAATTTAAGTGCAAAGAATTaggatttgaaataaaatatagccaatataaaattagaattaaaacCACGCTCAAATTACTTTAGAACTAAAGtagaatttaaattgaaatgtcTAAGTCTAATTTCTTTCTGAAAAATGTTATTGCTTGTTTCTAATTTTGGTTGTTATATAAAATAGACTAGTGTTATATCTTGTACAAAATATGGAATTTAGGTGTAAGTATTCAATATAACAGTTGGTGAGATTATTCTCATGAGGTTAAACTTACAATTatcatattttcatttttagatTTTGTTATTTGAATTTGTTGATATTTTACGAGTAGGTTTGGCATTTCTATTATAacttagaagaaaaaaaaactagatTTTAAATACAGTAGtaaatagattttaaaaattaagttgaagttaatttaatatattttagttataaaaattgtgaataattgaatttatttaacgtatttttaaaatatttttaaatttctcaaTCAAACTCCAAATGTGGCATATATTTAAGGTTATTTTGGTAATTTCAAAGATAATTGGTAAAAAATTACATGGGGAGAAGTCTAATTGGATGGAGCtaaaatatgtataaattttaaaataaaagtgatatatgtattaattttaacattatTCACGTAAAAATAATTTCTCTTTTTTCAATAAAAGATGAATTTCACAATTCTCATTCTTTAAACACAGCGAAAAGGATCGCTGACAGCACGTAGAGCCAAATCTAACACAAATTCGAACAACATTGGAAATCTTCTCTTTCTGTTGTAAACCCTACAAATCTCAGATTATTTCTTTAGCTTCTAATGGAATTTGTACGATCTTGGCATCCATTTGGCATTTATGTGAAACCACTAACCAGTCACAATAACATTTTGTAGTTAATGAACTTTGGTTTGTAATTAAATGACCCGTTTACTGTCAGAGGTGGGTCAGAGTAATTTCCTGACAGGATTTGGTCTGAAACATATCGATTTGCTGCGTCTGTATAATGGTTTCCATCCCAATTCACGTATTCAGCGGTATTGTTGCAAGGGCTTGCAGTCACTGTGCTCCCATTCAAATTCTTGGTTTCGCCGCAAGCAATCCGGTTGTCAAAGTTTAATGGCGGCTCACCATATCCACAGCACGCTGCTAAAGGCTGCTTGAAGCCTGCAAAGCCATTGTCCAGCTATAAGATTTTGCGGTTGTGCATATGTAAAGGACCATGGATTTTACTTACCATATTGAGAAAAATTTGAAATGAGGTTCCATTTAATTGAGAAGATGTCCACATAAGTGACATTAGCATCAGGAAACTGTGATCGAAACTCTGTAGAAAGATCGTGTAATTGATTGTTGAAAGCATTTGCTACTCTGTTGTGTGCGTTAACACACCCAATCTGGTCGAGACTTGATGCTTTTCTCCCAAATGTTGCGATAATTCTGGGTAAGCAGCCAAGTGGCCCTGTCCCATGAATCCAGAAATTCCTGGCACCCTCGTTGTATAATTTCTGCAGAGTTTTCCAGCAAAATAGGATAGCATTTTCAGGGcaatgtttaaatttttgctGAACAATGTTTTTGAACTTGCTAAAGGAATGCCAACCTGAAGACCCGTCTCAAACTCTGACAAGATTCCGGGAATATAAGCTCGCATCTGGCGTTCTGATCTCGAGTATAATGCACCATCGAGATCATTCTGGCCCACATCAAACACGTAAAGTGCTTGTTTGAAGAAATGTTCCAGAGGGAGGTACTTCTCAAGGTTCTTATCTAAATCAAAATTGCAAGTGATCAGTCATGAAAATCATTTTATGcccacatcaaacatacatgaaaAGGCACCATTTCCAATCTAAAATCATGAATTGAAGGCCTTGCTTGAGATGATGTGCTTGTTAAGTGGAGCAGCTGACTAATACCTTTTGCTAGTAATTCAAGAACCCGAGCCTTGAATCTGATAAACTGAGCCACCTGAATTCCAAATGAAAACAGACTTCTAGAATATTGATTTGCTGGAAGTACAGTAGACCCTCCGGTTGCAAAATTACACCCGGTTTGGAAGTTAGGGTCAACTACAGAATCCAGATATGGACTCAGAAATGGATGGTCCATCGCTTCCACTGCAAAGCCAAAAACAAATCAATAGAtggaaattatgaaaaattatgatgAGAAGTTGAGAAACATTACTCAGAAAATCGATAATCAAACGGCCGTCACAAAACCGCCCTGCCGGTTCCTGGAAGTAGGTTTGTCCATTAGGAGGTCCTACTGGAAAAGCCACTCCGGCAACCAGACCACCAGTATCAGAATTTGAATCACCGAAGTTAAAAACTGCAGGATAGCTAAAACTCGAAGGAATAACCACCGGCGCATATGAGACAATTAAAGCTAGTATCAGCAGAGTATAGAGTTCATGAGCCATGGTTAACCGGAGAAAACTATATCTAGCTTAAGGAGCCAGGACCAGAGAAAGAGCAGCTAAAATAAATTTTCCCTGAAGTGGCTGCAAAGCAAAGACAAAGTTATCGTAAGGGATGCTTTTGCCTTGCACGTCGAAATAAGCAGTAATGTATATAAAAGGTGACGGATGACTTGTCTCTTGGATTCAACTTGTTTTAGCGAGGATAGCATACAGATACATAAAATCAAGGCAATTTCTTACACGCAAATGTACGCTCAATTAAtcgaatattattaatttaaatataaaatttgtcaTAATTTTAACTAGTGTGTCATCTATTTTTCGACAGAATTACAAAGTCGAAGTTAGTGATCAACCTGACACGCCTGGAATGGTGCTGAATTGACTTCAATCAGGTgaatattttcttaaacttcTTTTTTTAACAGCAAGAGCTGAGGCTTCATATTTGAATTGCTAGTTATGTTGGAAATAGGTAGATGGTGAACTTCACGCCATCCTTTGAAAATGAAACAAAATGCAGAATAATTTTCAGATAAATAAACCGAGATTATGAGGCAGGACTGATTTAGTTGGCCTACCTAGATATAATTTCAGAATAAATTCATAAGCTAGAAAATCATGCATTTTGCCCCCAAAATAAAGCAGATTGATGAACACTCCTCTACAGTAATTCTTACATGAatgatctttttaattttcaagctTAAGTTTAGATAAAACTTAACAggctaattaaaaaaatttaaaaactatttaaaatgATGATTTCAATTTAGCATTAGACCCAAATTATTCATACCTCCCGGACTTTCGACATCAAGAAAAATGACGATTGGATTCGGAGCTCAATGCCCTAGTCATCGAGCCTTTTCAAATCCTGGCTCAAAGTAGACCAGAATCAATAAACAAGCATTAAGCGGTTCAAATCAGCCCAAAATTAATAGCTGGGCGGGCATGAAGCCCagctgaaaaaataaaagactcAACGGGTATGCTTTGGTCGAACCAAAGCCCctccctttctctctctcttaaaCCCCCTCTGAATCTTTCGTCTCCGCCTCTCTCCGGACATTCTTCATTTCTCTCTCAACATTATTTTCCACCATGGCTTCAGCGGCACTGAGAAACCCTAACTCCAAACGCCTTTTCCAATTATCTTCCCCAATCTACTGGTGCTGTCGAGGATCGGCCTCTGCTCATTTCGCTGTTTCCTCTTTGCTCGCTGGAAATGACACTACCTCTGTGTCCGCTGGTCCATGGTGGAGATCCATGGCTACCTTCACTCGGACGTAAGCCCAAAACTTAgcttgttatttttttattggtgCTTACAAGTTATGTATGAACTTAATGGTTGGAGATTTGTAATTGGACTGGGAGAAATATCTGAAATAATTCAACATCTTTTACTATCAAAATTGATTCTGCTACTAATAGTAGTTGTGATAGAACTTGAGCAAAGAGGTCCAATTTGTATATCATGATTATATTTGTATTTCATCTCTCCTTATCTTTTAGTTGTTGTTAGGTTGATTGTCAGTTCGTGACTGGGTTGGTTTTCAGAATGCGTAATATCGCTGTGAAATGTGCTTTAATTTTCCTTGATAAACTAGCTTCCATGATTCTTCAAAGCAACTAAAAGAAATGAAGGGGGAATAATGAGGGGAAAGATGACAATGTTTCCTTTCTAACATCGTGGGGAAAGATATATGCGTGGTGTCTTAAAGTAGATTCTTTGCAATGAGCCTCTTGGTTTCCTTCTTTGCAGTAAACCTCATGTTAATGTGGGAACAATTGGACATGTTGATCATGGAAAGACTACTCTTACCGCAGCAATAACAAAGGTTTGCCTTTTGATGCATTCTTTATTTACATCACAGTGTCATTTCATGTACCCTGACTTCATCTTTGTATTCGTGGAACATATAAGTTCCGGATTACATCAATGAAGTGGGTTTATTACAACAGGGACTCGCACTTATTTAGaaccttaaatatttatatttctagGTTCTGGCAGAAGAAGGTAAAGCCAAGGCTGTGGCCTTCGATGAAATTGACAAGGCCCCGGAGGAGAAAAAGAGAGGAATTACAATTGCAACGGTTGGAACATCATTCCCATAGTTTGTTTTGTGATTATCATTTAACTGTGCCATGAATGGATGATTTTTTGCTTACTTGTCCCTTTTCCTCCATTAAGCAAATCTAGTTTTGAATTTATTGCAGGCTCATGTGGAGTATGAAACTGCCAAGCGCCACTATGCCCATGTTGACTGCCCTGGACATGCTGATTATGTCAAAGTAAGTTCTGAGTTTAACTATCATGAGACTAAGTATGCTTTGTTTTTGTTGAATCCTATCATGTCAAAGGCCCAATCTCCACTATTGTGTAGACTATAGGAGGAATAAGGTGGAGGTTATGGTCATGTATAGCAAGAGTAGGGCACCTTCACCATTTTTAAgtacttttttttaatcttcACTCATCAGCTTGGATTATATTTCTAGGCATGTGCATATGCCTAGACTGGAATTAAGTTGTGCACCTGAAATGCTACTGGTTTCTTAGAACCTCCTAGTTTAGAAATGAATGTCTTTTTTCTTCTTGCTTCGCCTTCGCACAGAAGAACCCCCGGGTGTGACAGTGAACTTATATGTCAATTTAATAGCAGTAATTTTCGCTTGGTCTCTTTTCCTGGCAGCATGTTAGTTGAACAAATGATTTTTGTTTCTCTTTGGAAAAGAATCATGGGCTCATTCAGTGAtctattgattttaatttatgttcagaACATGATTACTGGAGCTGCCCAGATGGATGGTGGAATTCTGGTTGTATCTGCTCCTGATGGGCCAATGCCACAGACAAAGGAGCATATTCTGCTTGCTCGTCAGGTGAGCATCATACAGTTAGAGGCTTGTGAACATATTAGTTTATTCTTTTCGCTCATTCCTGTTAATCAGTTTGTAAACCTAAAGGGATTCTTTTTACAATGAATTGGGCAGGTTGGTGTGCCATCACTTGTGTGTTTCCTGAATAAAGTTGATGCTGTTGATGATCCTGAGTTATTAGAGCTTGTGGAAATGGAGCTCCGTGGTGGGTATCTTTTGAGATTACTGTTTCAATTGACTGCTATTTCTTTCTTCTGGAACATATATGTTTTTCATAATTCATGCACTCAATAATTTGGCAGAACTGCTTAGTTTCTACAAGTTTCCTGGAGATGAAATCCCCATCATTCGAGGATCAGCATTGTCTGCTTTACAGGGAACAAATGAAGAAATTGGGAAAAATgccatattaaaattaatggatgCTGTGGATGAATACATTCCTGATCCTGTGAGGCAACTTGACAAGCCCTTCCTAATGCCAATAGAAGATGTTTTCTCAATTCAGGTAATGTGGCACATATTTTCTACTTGCATTTTCATTTACAAAACTCTTGCTGTGATTGTGAATTTTAAAATCTACTTCTTGGGATGCAATTTTTCTTGAGTGATTTAATTGATTGCAAACCCTATTCTGGATCTGGATCTATTCTATTATTCTCTTGCCAAAAAGAATCATTTTAGTTGTACATAAGGAGAAGTTGGTTCTTTGGGTTAAATGTCTATTGAGCTTTGGCTgatattgttgttgttgttgtttgttttgTCCTTTTTTTGTTCAAGGGACGTGGAACTGTTGCAACTGGACGTGTTGAGCAAGGGACCATCAAAGTTGGTGAAGAAGTTGAAATTTTGGGGTTAATGCAGGTAACTTTTAACgcgattttctttttcttttgtgtcCTTTCTCATCCTTGAGCAGATGATGTACTATATGATTCAATTTAtattgtagaaatataatattttgtttgttgtatttcataataaatattacaacctatttatatataaaagacggtatctaaacaggaaggaaaatcaagtttatgattatacaatccctaagattaagcaactaacccatctatcaatatttatttcctatattaatatatttacttcctataatctatgacactccccctcaagttggagcataaatgttaatcatgcctaacttgttacatatataatcaactcgtcccatacaacttagcagacaccgaatttgtgaacccaacttcttttaataattgacgtacccacaaaacTTCACAAATGGTTTTTATCATGACTTGACATTCaggttcagcactagaacgggcgACCACATTTTCTCAGCTTGGTAAAACGTCTTACACATCATAAATACGAGAAATATTCCCTTTGCcagaatataaaaatttcaaatattccattaattctttaacaaattcaaaatgattaataagactaatcacTTTACTGTGAAGAATTTCGAATCCGTGAACAGTACTtcgatgaacagtactcgtgacccgtgaacagtacccgatgaacagtactcgtAAACCGTATCCaatgaacagtactcgtgaacagtgcccgatgaacagtacccgtgaacaatgcccgatgaacagtacccgtgaacaatgcctgatgaacagtacccgtgaacaaTACGTGATGAACAAAgctctaagtctccaaatgttaccctttatggataacccaaatgaacagagccctaaatctccaaatgttaccctttatgagtaatccaaataaacagagtcctaagtctccaaatgttaccctttatgagtaaccaaatgaatagagccctaagtctccaaatttTACCTtgtatgagtaacccaaatgaacagagctctagctctccaaatgttaccctttatgagtaatcaaatgaaca
The sequence above is a segment of the Manihot esculenta cultivar AM560-2 chromosome 5, M.esculenta_v8, whole genome shotgun sequence genome. Coding sequences within it:
- the LOC110616260 gene encoding elongation factor Tu, mitochondrial; translated protein: MASAALRNPNSKRLFQLSSPIYWCCRGSASAHFAVSSLLAGNDTTSVSAGPWWRSMATFTRTKPHVNVGTIGHVDHGKTTLTAAITKVLAEEGKAKAVAFDEIDKAPEEKKRGITIATAHVEYETAKRHYAHVDCPGHADYVKNMITGAAQMDGGILVVSAPDGPMPQTKEHILLARQVGVPSLVCFLNKVDAVDDPELLELVEMELRELLSFYKFPGDEIPIIRGSALSALQGTNEEIGKNAILKLMDAVDEYIPDPVRQLDKPFLMPIEDVFSIQGRGTVATGRVEQGTIKVGEEVEILGLMQGAPLKTTVTGVEMFKKILDQGQAGDNVGLLLRGLKREDVQRGQVIAKPGTVKTYRKFEAEIYVLTKDEGGRHTAFFSNYRPQFYMRTADITGKVELPENVKMVMPGDNVTATFELILPVPLEAGQRFALREGGRTVGAGVVSKVLS
- the LOC110616341 gene encoding GDSL esterase/lipase At1g54790, coding for MAHELYTLLILALIVSYAPVVIPSSFSYPAVFNFGDSNSDTGGLVAGVAFPVGPPNGQTYFQEPAGRFCDGRLIIDFLMEAMDHPFLSPYLDSVVDPNFQTGCNFATGGSTVLPANQYSRSLFSFGIQVAQFIRFKARVLELLAKDKNLEKYLPLEHFFKQALYVFDVGQNDLDGALYSRSERQMRAYIPGILSEFETGLQKLYNEGARNFWIHGTGPLGCLPRIIATFGRKASSLDQIGCVNAHNRVANAFNNQLHDLSTEFRSQFPDANVTYVDIFSIKWNLISNFSQYGFKQPLAACCGYGEPPLNFDNRIACGETKNLNGSTVTASPCNNTAEYVNWDGNHYTDAANRYVSDQILSGNYSDPPLTVNGSFNYKPKFINYKMLL